A section of the Oreochromis aureus strain Israel breed Guangdong linkage group 22, ZZ_aureus, whole genome shotgun sequence genome encodes:
- the LOC116311886 gene encoding triosephosphate isomerase, producing the protein MALRKFFVGGNWKMNGNKDSLGELITTLNTASLHDETEVACAAPSIYLDFARSNLDPRISVAAQNCYKVAKGAFTGEISPAMIRDCGADWVILGHSERRHVFGESDELIGQKVAHALENDLGVIACIGEKLEEREAGTTEEVVYAQMQVIAENVKDWGKVVLAYEPVWAIGTGKTATPEQAQEVHEKLRAWLRANVSDDVADSVRIIYGGSVTGANCRELASQGDVDGFLVGGASLKPEFVDIINARA; encoded by the exons ATGGCGCTTCGCAAGTTCTTCGTGGGTGGAAACTGGAAGATGAACGGGAACAAAGACAGTCTTGGAGAGCTCATCACCACCCTGAACACCGCCAGCCTGCACGACGAGACCG AGGTGGCTTGTGCCGCTCCCTCCATCTACCTGGACTTTGCCCGATCCAATCTGGATCCCAGGATCTCCGTTGCAGCCCAGAACTGCTACAAGGTGGCCAAGGGAGCATTTACTGGAGAGATCAG CCCAGCCATGATCAGAGACTGCGGGGCTGACTGGGTGATCCTGGGACACTCGGAGCGCCGTCATGTGTTTGGGGAGAGTGATGAGCTGATTGGCCAGAAG GTGGCTCATGCTCTGGAGAACGATCTGGGTGTGATCGCCTGCATCGGTGAGAAGCTGGAGGAGCGAGAGGCAGGAACCACCGAAGAAGTCGTCTATGCTCAGATGCAGGTCATTGCAG AAAATGTAAAAGACTGGGGGAAAGTCGTGCTGGCATATGAACCTGTTTGGGCCATCGGCACAGGAAAGACAGCCACACCTGAGCAG GCTCAGGAGGTCCATGAGAAACTGAGGGCGTGGCTCAGAGCAAATGTCTCCGATGATGTGGCCGACTCTGTACGCATCATCTACGGAG GTTCGGTCACAGGAGCAAACTGCAGAGAGCTGGCATCTCAGGGCGATGTGGATGGCTTCCTGGTGGGCGGGGCCTCTCTGAAGCCAGAGTTTGTCGACATCATCAACGCACGTGCATAA
- the gnb3b gene encoding guanine nucleotide-binding protein G(I)/G(S)/G(T) subunit beta-3b: MAAEKAEMDALKKECDGLRAQIEAARKAVNDGSMSAASSGVASVGRVQLKLRKTLKGHLAKIYAMHWSADSRQMVSASQDGKLLIWDCFTGNKLIAVPLKSAWVMSVAFAPSGNLVASGGLDNICTVYNIKAASPKTLRELDAHTGYLSCCRFLSDTEILTASGDTTCCLWDLETGKQKVIFTNHIGDCMSLALSPDTNTFISGACDSLAKLWDLREGACKQTFSGHTSDINAISFFPNGNAIITGSDDCQCKMYDLRADQEVICYQDTSLNAGVTSLALSSSGRLIFAGYDDFNCHIWDSLKGEKVGVLSGHDNRVSCTGVPADGMGVCTGSWDSFLKLWN; this comes from the exons ATGGCAGCTGAGAAGGCTGAAATGGATGCACTGAAAAAAGAGTGCGATGGCCTCCGTGCACAGATTGAG GCGGCCCGTAAAGCTGTGAATGACGGCAGCATGTCTGCAGCATCATCAGGGGTGGCCTCAGTGGGTCGGGTCCAGCTGAAGCTCAGGAAGACACTCAAGGGTCACCTGGCTAAAATCTACGCCATGCACTGGTCAGCTGACTCCAG GCAGATGGTCAGTGCATCACAGGATGGAAAGCTGCTCATCTGGGACTGTTTCACAGGGAACAAG TTGATTGCTGTTCCACTAAAGTCTGCTTGGGTGATGAGTGTCGCCTTCGCCCCTTCTGGTAACCTGGTGGCGAGCGGTGGTCTGGACAACATCTGCACAGTTTACAACATCAAGGCAGCCAGCCCCAAAACCCTCAGAGAGCTGGACGCACACACAG GTTACCTGTCTTGCTGCCGTTTCCTTAGCGATACTGAGATCCTGACAGCCTCCGGTGACACCACCTG CTGTCTGTGGGACCTGGAGACCGGCAAGCAGAAGGTCATCTTCACCAACCACATTGGAGACTGCATGTCGCTGGCTCTCTCCCCCGACACGAACACCTTCATCTCTggagcctgtgactctctggcCAAGCTGTGGGATCTGAGGGAAGGCGCCTGCAAGCAGACCTTCTCTGGCCACACCAGCGACATTAATGCCATTTCT TTCTTCCCAAATGGTAATGCCATCATCACAGGCTCCGATGACTGCCAATGCAAGATGTACGACCTGCGCGCTGACCAGGAGGTGATTTGCTACCAGGACACCAGCCTGAACGCCGGTGTAacatctctggctctctccaGCTCGGGCCGCCTTATCTTTGCAGGTTACGATGACTTCAACTGCCACATCTGGGACTCTCTGAAGGGAGAGAAAGTCG GCGTGCTGTCCGGTCATGACAACAGGGTGAGCTGCACCGGCGTCCCTGCTGATGGTATGGGCGTCTGCACAGGATCCTGGGACAGCTTCCTCAAACTGTGGAACTGA